A single genomic interval of Desulfovibrio sp. TomC harbors:
- the era gene encoding GTPase Era translates to MENVQRFGHVVMLGPTNAGKSTLLNRLIGQKISIVSPKPQTTRNSISGIITQGDIQAVFLDTPGLHRQKRGIAPLLMRSAYAALAQADVVMLMLDAAQYARRIDGLAPDLKPVIKAVGDGRLPVLVALNKVDVVREKARLLPVLEAIAEALPAAELFPISALTGVGVDELLKALLSHLPQAPHQYDADEVSTAPVRFLAAEVVREKLFLALGDELPYSMAVTIEDWDEKSKPGLAKIRAAIHVARESHKPMVIGKGGERLKDVGQKARADIEEMLGVKVFLELWVKVRRDWVDDPSFLRDLGLGQ, encoded by the coding sequence TTGGAAAACGTGCAGCGCTTCGGTCATGTGGTCATGCTCGGCCCCACCAATGCCGGCAAATCCACCCTGCTTAACCGCCTCATCGGCCAGAAAATTTCCATTGTCTCGCCCAAGCCGCAGACCACCCGCAACTCGATTAGCGGCATCATCACCCAGGGCGACATCCAGGCCGTGTTTCTCGATACCCCGGGCCTGCACCGCCAAAAGCGCGGCATCGCCCCGCTGCTCATGCGCTCGGCCTATGCCGCCCTGGCCCAGGCCGACGTGGTCATGCTCATGCTCGACGCGGCCCAGTATGCCCGGCGCATCGACGGGCTGGCCCCGGATCTCAAACCGGTCATCAAGGCCGTGGGCGACGGCCGGCTGCCGGTCCTGGTGGCCCTTAACAAAGTCGACGTGGTGCGCGAAAAGGCCCGGCTGCTGCCGGTGCTGGAGGCCATTGCCGAAGCCCTGCCCGCAGCCGAACTTTTTCCCATAAGCGCTCTGACCGGCGTTGGCGTGGACGAGTTGCTCAAGGCGCTCCTGTCGCACCTGCCCCAAGCGCCGCACCAGTACGACGCCGACGAAGTGTCCACCGCGCCCGTGCGCTTTCTGGCGGCCGAAGTCGTGCGCGAAAAACTCTTTTTGGCCCTGGGCGACGAACTGCCCTATTCCATGGCCGTGACCATCGAGGACTGGGACGAGAAATCCAAACCCGGGCTGGCCAAAATCCGCGCCGCCATCCATGTGGCCCGGGAAAGCCACAAGCCCATGGTCATCGGCAAGGGCGGCGAACGCTTGAAGGATGTGGGCCAAAAGGCCCGGGCCGACATCGAAGAAATGCTCGGCGTCAAAGTCTTTCTGGAACTCTGGGTCAAGGTGCGCCGGGACTGGGTCGACGACCCGTCCTTTCTCCGCGATCTCGGCCTTGGCCAGTAA